A stretch of the Saccharolobus caldissimus genome encodes the following:
- a CDS encoding phytoene desaturase family protein has translation MKTYDVIIIGGGHNGLVASIYLAMKGLKTLVVEERKKLGGMADTAEYKGVKYSRASYVLGLFPRRIQDEIEVEFPVIESDYIEVFVTESKKVVKVWRDRDKRIQEFEKLGEKKYSKLDEFILSSRKLLEEKFTYVITPPSIEEIKQSNELLLEKTETILREYLDNYEELYPIFSYDFMLSQPSYLFVYFFSTDWKILKGGMGTVGEVLSKRAKELGVDIITGSKVSEITIKNGEVRGVILQGGERIESKSVLFTGNPLLLENLTNGEVKVDVHSPPAGYGRYNIILKDMVKINDPLKIDYFKGLIVLPQGEITIPSVVDETLNGHVITVMGTMEGLEEFFPDIKEKTEYVDKVNWRVVEKEYDNPYGNPNHLPMYSSYLFDNRPKKGWGYRTPIKGLYIGGSGAYPGGQVTGIPGRNAAMTIIYDMTKNNKY, from the coding sequence AATAATTATAGGTGGAGGACATAACGGATTAGTAGCCTCAATTTACCTAGCAATGAAGGGTTTAAAAACCCTAGTAGTAGAGGAGAGAAAAAAGTTAGGAGGTATGGCTGACACTGCTGAATATAAGGGGGTTAAATACTCAAGGGCTTCTTATGTGTTAGGATTATTTCCCAGAAGAATACAAGATGAAATAGAGGTTGAATTTCCAGTAATAGAGTCTGATTATATAGAGGTATTTGTAACAGAGAGCAAGAAAGTTGTTAAAGTGTGGCGAGATAGGGATAAGAGAATTCAAGAATTTGAGAAATTAGGAGAGAAAAAATATTCTAAACTAGACGAGTTTATACTTTCTTCAAGGAAATTACTAGAGGAAAAGTTTACTTACGTTATAACACCCCCGTCTATTGAGGAAATAAAACAAAGTAATGAGCTGCTTTTAGAGAAAACTGAGACAATATTAAGGGAGTACTTAGATAATTATGAGGAATTATACCCAATATTTTCTTACGATTTTATGCTATCTCAACCCTCATATCTATTCGTATATTTCTTCTCTACTGATTGGAAAATATTGAAGGGAGGAATGGGAACTGTAGGAGAAGTCTTATCTAAAAGGGCTAAAGAATTGGGTGTTGATATAATTACTGGAAGTAAAGTTTCTGAAATTACGATAAAAAATGGTGAAGTAAGGGGCGTAATTCTACAAGGAGGTGAGAGAATAGAAAGTAAAAGCGTTTTGTTTACCGGGAATCCTCTATTATTAGAGAATTTGACTAATGGGGAAGTTAAAGTTGACGTTCATAGCCCTCCGGCTGGATACGGCAGATATAATATAATACTCAAGGATATGGTTAAAATTAACGATCCTTTAAAAATTGACTATTTTAAAGGATTGATAGTACTACCTCAAGGTGAGATAACGATACCTAGTGTTGTTGATGAAACGTTAAATGGTCATGTAATTACAGTAATGGGTACAATGGAAGGTCTAGAGGAGTTCTTCCCAGATATTAAGGAAAAAACTGAGTACGTGGATAAGGTTAACTGGAGAGTAGTAGAGAAAGAATATGATAATCCGTACGGAAATCCAAATCACCTTCCAATGTACTCATCTTATTTGTTCGATAATAGACCTAAAAAGGGCTGGGGTTATAGAACTCCTATTAAGGGACTTTATATAGGTGGTTCTGGGGCTTACCCTGGTGGTCAAGTTACTGGAATTCCAGGTAGAAATGCCGCCATGACGATAATTTACGACATGACGAAAAACAATAAATATTAA